One genomic window of Globicephala melas chromosome 8, mGloMel1.2, whole genome shotgun sequence includes the following:
- the RNASEH2C gene encoding ribonuclease H2 subunit C translates to MESSDGEAVDKRRVHLRPVTLRDPAPILLHLLPCEVLVNRPAPVGLFFTPAIRQGPDGLEVSFRGRSLRGEEVVVPPGLVGYVMTEEKGEVLLGKQDFSEGLEDDEQEERELVEPPEALERDFDRFIGATASFSSFTLWGLETIPGPDAKVRGALTWPSLAAAIHAQVPED, encoded by the exons ATGGAAAGCAGCGACGGGGAAGCCGTCGACAAGCGCCGCGTCCACCTGCGCCCTGTTACGCTGCGCGATCCCGCCCCCATCTTGCTGCACCTTCTGCCCTGCGAGGTTCTGGTTAACCGGCCCGCCCCCGTGGGGCTCTTCTTCACCCCGGCCATCCGCCAGGGTCCCGACG GACTGGAAGTGTCGTTCCGGGGCCGCAGTCTACGCGGCGAGGAGGTGGTGGTGCCGCCCGGCCTCGTGGGATATGTGATgacagaagagaagggagaggtgTTGCTGGGGAAGCAGGACTTCTCGGAGGGTTTGGAGGATGACGAGCAAGAGGAGCGGGAACTGGTGGAGCCCCCGGAGGCGCTGGAGCGCGACTTC GACCGCTTTATTGGAGCCACAGCCAGTTTCAGCAGCTTCACCCTGTGGGGCCTGGAGACTATCCCCGGACCCGATGCCAAAGTGCGTGGGGCCCTGACCTGGCCCAGCCTCGCTGCAGCG ATTCACGCACAGGTACCCGAGGACTGA